TCTGGTAAAACTTACCGCTTCTACACACACTGCCTTGCATTGTGCTCCATTGAAATCATCAGTGCAACGAGCCAGCTCCTCATAGTTCACATCAGGGCTGCAGAAagagattttagttttaaaaaacattctcacTGGAAATATCATGGTAACATTTAAAACTCCAAAGCTAAGATGCCATGTATTCActgataaaaacaattaattaaatctTTGCCAGAATTTAAGCCAAATTTTGCAGTCTACATATGTTATGCAAATCTGATTTACAGTgctgccctgcatagcgaggttaatccgttccggattaaccttcgctatgcggaatcgtcgctaaacgggtagggaaaatgtattgaaatgcattaaacttagtttaatgcgttccaatacctttcttacttacccgttcagcgaggattccaattgccggcagccattttcgcgccctcgctaagcgagggcacggcatgaaaacggctgccggcagccatttccgggcttccggcggccattttggagccgccaaacagctgttcggcggctccaaaatggccgccgcaatacccgatcttcgcaatgcgggttttccccattgcgaagatcgggtatgtttctgtatagcgatcccgaaaaagggatcgctatacggaaacatcgctatacggtgcactcgttaagcgaggcaccactgtatttaattctgCATAATTTATACTGGTCTTGTTGGTAACAAAGAATGACAGAGATAATGGAGAGCACTAAATCCCTGCCAAATGTTGGCATTTTTACTCAACCTCTTTCACCTATGTGATTTCACAGTTATCACTCACAGAAGCACGTATTCACAAGCACAATAACTAGAAAGTGGCTTCAACAAGAAAGCCTAAGTCGTAACAGTTTATGTGCAAAATCATATTGTGCATATTGTGGATCATGGTATGTACTATTCTGTAAAGCACAAAGTGAACAATGCGAAGAGAGGACAACACATAGTCATTTCCATTAAAAGGCAGCTTCATTATCAATACCTGACATTCATTTTCCGTGAATGGATCTGCATAATCCTGGCTCTGGCTTCCTCATTGGGCATAGGGAACTCAATTTTGCGGTCCAGCCGTCCTGAACGGAGTAGGGCTGGGTCTAGAATATCCACACGGTTGGTTGCAGCAATCACCTGGATAAAGGAAATCACTTTTGAGCTGTGCCAGCATCAAATACTACACTTTGAAATGCGACTGTCTCTGTTGAGGTTTTCCCTCATTACCATGATTGCTAAAGCTGCTCTGTAATACCTGTTTGCAGCTCTGCTTGATATACACTTCCCCAAGAGATATTTACCTTTACTTGTGTATTAGGCTGGAATCCATCAAGCTGGTTCAACAATTCCAACATGGTCCTTTGTACTTCTCTATCACCAGCTTTTTCACTGTCAAACCTGAAAGAAAACATGGTGCATTTCTTGTATAAAAGTCATTTTATCATTTGACATACACATCTACTGTAGGCTAATTGAAAATGCAACTACGACAACAGCATTATCAAAGAAATCATTCTCTCATGGTCTCGTTGCCTATTTCCATAGCAACATGAGGAAGAGTCTGGATGATGTGAGTTGACACACAATTAATTCCTCCACCAGCATTAATGGACCAACTGAGATAAGTGACTAGGTCATATATATCGGAAATAAGGGCTCCATTTAGGGGAAACACTATTACCCAGCCTTCTGCACATTGCTATAGCTAGAGAGGTAGCTTAtaggacaattttttaaaataggtacCATACAATGGGCCTCATTGGGCTACAAAATTAAGTCACCTGGTTCCTAGGACACTCTTAACATTATGCAATtgggagacacaggagagaggaagaaagatggaaataatgTTTGTCTTCTTAAACAGCAGAGGGAGAGAATGCAAGAATCCAGACATCTAAATGATAACACTAATCCTCCAATGTAAAAGAATGTACACTCTACTTGGGCAACTGCTCTGATTTATGGGCCTTTCTGAAAATCAAGGGAGGTAGAAGATGCTAAAATGCACTATAAACAAAATTACACTAGCACAATACTTCTCATTTTCAAGGTGCATTTCCGTCTTCTTTAATTTGTCTTTCAGTGTATTGCCAAGAAGAAAGCAGTActgcttctctttaaaaaaataaataaatggagaacTGTCTGAGGCTGCTCAACCAACTGCAGTGACTCCATTGAAGAGGCAGGATTTGAGCTTCAAACACCTAATTTCAACTATGTTAAAAATTTGATAAGTGTGAAATGTAGACATTCATTAGCAGATACACAGAAACAGAATGGGTGGAGGATAATGTTCCACCATGAAGTTCCCACATGACCCCCGGGTTGTGATACTGTGAGCTGAGGTTGCTCTGTTTGAACAAGATGTATAAGGAATATCATCAAAAGGACTCTTCTGCATgcagtaaaaatgaaaagaataccAGTCAAAGTTAGTATATCATCACATTATCTACTAAAGGAAAAAGGAGCTTATAACAGTACCTCAATGGCTCCATATTAAAGTGGTTCTTAAGTTCTGTACATCTGTTCTAATCAGAATACAAAGTTCTAGAGTTTATTTCCCCTCATTAGGAACTTTCATCACAAAGAACACTCTGTTATCTAGATTGTTTCACAGGAATGATCTTGCTTTTGTTATATAAACCATTTAATTCTGTTCTCAAACACATATGGGACTAACAtagatgatttcaaaaataagTGCCAGCTACTGAAAATAGATACACTTCGCTATGACATGATACCTTCTATTCACCAATTGTGAATTCATTCTCCGGGTGTGATCTTGTATGTAGTCAAAAGGACACCCTCTGCCCCCAAGGGGAAAGTACCAGCAGGCTAATGAGAATCTGGAGGTCTACAGAACTACAATATATACATGATTGCGTATTTTGATAAAGAAAGAGCAAACATTAAAATCAGCCCAAGAAATACTGAGTGCACTCAATGGTCACAGAATGCTGACTATTGAGGGGAGGCATCCTAGAACAGGGTATAGTCAACAGGCTGGCATTCTAAACTGGAGCACTCCACAGTGCAACGTTTTGCTGGAGGTCGGTCACACCTGTTGCAGGACTTCTGAGGAAGTTGAAATTTCACAGGAATTTCACAAATGATTCCATCACATATATTGATGCTGGCCTATAGCCCTTCCGGAGTCAAGAAGAATACAGTAAATCTTTACACACAAGCCTCCCTATCTACGAGACCGTAATATTTGGTGTATGCGAAGGATCTGGGCATTTTACCTCAGAACTTCTAAAAGAGAATCCCAAGAATCTCACCTCTTTGTGCCAATGGCATCAAGTTCATCAATAAAAATGATTGAAGGTGCTTTTTCCTTGGCCAACGCAAAGGCATCTCGCACCAACTTGGCTCCATCTCCAATGAACATCTGCACCAGCTGTGGACCAGCCAGCTTCAGGAATGTAGCCTAGAGCACCATTGGGAGATAAAATATGTTCTTAAATTAAATAGTACGTATTCTAAAGTCTCAATTTCTATGAGGTAAGAAAAGTGTAAAAAACTACATTGGAGATAAAATACCGTTAGTGAAATACCATTATGAATATGAATCTGGATTTTAGGCATGGACTAAAACTTTAGCAACTTTAACTGTGAAGCAAGTACGCAGCCACCTTCCCTCTATGCCAAAAGACTATGCAGTTCCTAGAAATTAGGAAATAAATGTCAAAGATACCAGTCTTACCTTTGTCTGTGCAGCACATGCTCTGGCTAACAGTGTCTTCCCTGTTCCTGGGGGTCCATACATGAGTACCCCTTTAGGAGGCTGGATACCCAGGTTTTCAAATTTCTCTTTATGATTCATTGGCAAGACAATGGCTTCTACCAGCTGCcaagacacagagacacacataagCTCCTCCTCTTAACCATTAAATCCCCCACAATGAATAGAGAGAACATGATGCCTAGCAACTTGCATCCCAGGACAAATTACAATACATATGACACTTAAAACATATACACAGGTTAAACATAAACAGTCGTAACAATCtaaaaagcaagtttttttaaaaaaataccttcttGCTCTCACCTCTTGGATCTGTTTATCCAGTCCTCCAATATCACTGTACTGTTCTGTAGGTCTCTCATCCACCTCCATAGCTTTTACCCGTGAGTCATACTCTGTGGGCAAGGTCTCCAGAATCAGGTAAGAATCCTTGTTCACTCCCTGCAAATATAAATCTATCAACAGGCCTTGTCTACTACAGAAacccactttattattattttttacttttttgctgGGGAAGAGGGGACACCTTCATCTACTGATATTCCAAATCAATGACCTAGCAGGTGGTACCTATCAGACAGCATTATGAAAAGGATGGTGGTGGGATCAGAAAATCGAATCAAAATATTTCATTGTCTTCAAGGAAATGAGTCAGTTCATTTTTTTAGCCCTATTTCAAGGCATTATAAAACCTGATAATCATTGTTGCACTGTTTTTCTCCTGATTCTGTTTTGCTGttagaataaagaaataacacTCTTATTAGTCTACAGCAGAAGTTACAAAAcgctgaaaagagaacaaaagctttaaatggggaaaaaagaacagaatctTTATTTGAGTTGCAAGAACAATTAGGCTAAGATATgaacagagaaaaatattttttgctaTCCAACAGCCCTAGATTCAGTATTAGAGAAATAAGCAAAGCATGTATGAGTTGCATCTTAACCCAATATAATGTAGTTATTTTACGAAGTAAACCCAGGGTATATGTGTGTATCTAGGTTTTTTAAATATGCCACAGCCAAAAGCAACAGTTCTTATGAAATACTTCACTGAAGAGCATCCACACTGCAAAGTGTATAAATGGTGGTTGTCCACTAAGATGACGTGGTGTGTGAAATGGAGTACCACAGTATCATGCGAATGCAGAAGAAGTAATCTGGGATACCGGTTTCATTCTAACTCTAGGAGTGTCTGTttagattaaataaaaataaactgaataaGTATTTGTAGCTACTGACAATTGCATAGTACAAGAGCTACTCACCACTAGGTCTCCAGGCTTCAGTTTTTCAGCATCAACTAACCCAATCACAGGAAGAAAATAAGTCTGTTGAAAAAAAGCAGTGAAGTACTCTTGACATTACTCTGTCTAATCTCCTTCAACATCTTCTCAATACTTGGTTAAATACAAGGTCCAGATGTATACTTTTTGCCCTGGATACAAGATGTTTTGGAGTCAAAAATTCAGGCAAGGCCTGCTGACAAGAACCAAGGAATTCACCTCTAGTATTTATAGCAAAAAGTATATCCTGCCCATGGATGAGCATACCTCAAATTTAAAATGGAACAACAAAAACCGTTTACACGCAACTTAACAtccacaacaaaagcaaaaacaacattCTCTTTATGAGCCCTATCTTAAAAAGGTGTCCTCAGATAAAACCTTCTAACATACGCTTGAAAGTTAGCAAAGATCTGGCATAGCAAACCTCTCTTCAGAGGCTGTGGTACGTTTTTCAGATTTAGACAGAAGGGCACATACTTCAATGGACATGTTTTTGCACACACAAGACCTTCAAGTAAATCCTTGGCAGTTAATTAAATCCTTACCAGTTAAAAAGATCTAGCAGCAAATATCTTACTGAATATAAGGTAGTTTCACATATGTTAATACACATACTTCCTTATTCTATTCCTCTTACCTGACGAGTGGAGGTTTTGATCACAGCACACTTGCCCTTCCTTTGTGAATCTAGGTCAATATTTGCTCCATCTTCTTCTTGGTCATTTGGATCAACATCTAGCAGCTAAAGGTGCAAATAGATTATCAAGAGAGCAGATGCACTGGTCAAGCATATAATGAATGTAACACATGATACGGACTGGCTCACATTTATGCATTGCAATGAGAAATGTTCCAGATATTAAACTATCATTAGTGACAGGATCTGTTTGAAAGATTTCTAAAATATCTTTGGCCTGCTATTCATAAAGAAGCATTCAAAGTCTGCACAAATCTCTCAGGATAAGGGGGTCAAAAAGATTAAGATACCTTCTGTACAAGTGCAATCAAGAAAAGTTATAGTACATTTGTGTATGAATGCAACTAAATTATGATAAAAAGATTGCAATAATTCTATTTCTTAGCTGAGctccaataaaaacaatttatttacgtatttatttaCTGCATTCCTATATCACCTTTTTCCAGGCAGTGTATTTTATAACTCAACAGGCAACATCTTCCAGGGTGGTCTCACAGTATAATGCATATTAAGTAATTTCAGAATTTCACAATCCCACTGTGTTCACTCCCTGATGGGCAGAATTTGCTTGTATTATACTGGTATAAACTCGCATCAGGTCCTGGGactatttaatttaaactaatgaaTAGCTCTATATTCCCCACTTtaaggttccaaggctccctagggctcccttttgcttgaggaagtctttgggagccttgtTATGGTGGAAGGAAAGCTTTAATAGTCAGAAATCACTAGCAGATCATTGCTGGCAGTCCTGGTCCTGCAATTGGTGATCTGGCAACAACTATTTGCTATTAACAGCTACCCTTGCCTCATCTTGAgtttcccaaaggcttccttggggtaaaaatggaacactAGGGAGCCTCACAACCTGAAAGGGCAGGGATGGATgggaataggaagctttccatCAATGTAACTTAAATATTTCCAGTGCCCAATCTGGGTTATGCTTGCATAAATTtaaatgaacaggattttgcctattaTGTTATTTAGAATTCTAGTCAAAAGACCATACTAGGAAATTGTATCTGCTCATTAACAAGCTGCcaagtggccttataggccagatgggtggggtatgaatcaaataaacaaatcaaataaaagaaagaaagaaagaaagagattttgCCATCAAGACTAGATTGTTAACGAGTCTTCAAAAcacaacaaaagagaaaacaaaacaaaggcggCACTCTCTTTAATGGAATCAGCTCATTAATTGTTCCACTTTTT
The Pogona vitticeps strain Pit_001003342236 chromosome 1, PviZW2.1, whole genome shotgun sequence genome window above contains:
- the PSMC3 gene encoding 26S proteasome regulatory subunit 6A gives rise to the protein MRDVKNRFRRSIRAAPEFAVSNTKCNYSVEEKMASVWDEAEDGIGEEVLKMSTEEIVQRTRLLDSEIKIMKSEVLRVTHELQAMKDKIKENSEKIKVNKTLPYLVSNVIELLDVDPNDQEEDGANIDLDSQRKGKCAVIKTSTRQTYFLPVIGLVDAEKLKPGDLVGVNKDSYLILETLPTEYDSRVKAMEVDERPTEQYSDIGGLDKQIQELVEAIVLPMNHKEKFENLGIQPPKGVLMYGPPGTGKTLLARACAAQTKATFLKLAGPQLVQMFIGDGAKLVRDAFALAKEKAPSIIFIDELDAIGTKRFDSEKAGDREVQRTMLELLNQLDGFQPNTQVKVIAATNRVDILDPALLRSGRLDRKIEFPMPNEEARARIMQIHSRKMNVSPDVNYEELARCTDDFNGAQCKAVCVEAGMIALRHGATELTHEDYMEGILEVQAKKKANLQYYA